The genomic region CCGCCCACGGCACTCTGATGATCTGCACGGCGATCTTTCGCGACGACGTCGTCGAGTGGGGATGGACGACGTTCGTCGGGGCGCTGCACGACATCACAGGGGGGATGGCGTTCACTGCCCTGCTGTTCGCGATGGTACTCACCGCTTGGGCCACCACCCCCGAGCAGGCCAGACGGCGACGGTTCGGCTTTGCCTACGCGGGACTGTTCCTGGCGACCGGTCTCGGATTCCTCGCGACACCTCACTGGTATCCGGGGTATTCGGAACGTGCCTTCGTTGTCGTGGGTATCGTCTGGGTGCAATGGGTCACGGCCTCGACACTGGTGCACTCAAAACGCCAGGACCCGCATGCCCACAGGAGAAAGTCGATACAGTAGAGAGCCCGACACGGGAGGAATCAGTGCAGACAGCGGACATTGTGGTGATCGGCGCCGGCATCATCGGGTCCTCGATCGCGTATCAGCTCGCTCGCCGCACGTCCGACCGCATCGTCGTTCTCGACAAGGGCGCCGGGCCGTCGGAAGGGTCGACCGGCGCATCGTCGGCCATCATCAGGACTCTCTACTCCCAACCGAACATGGTGCGGCTCGCCCTGGATGGCCAGCGCGCCTACCGAAACTGGTCCGACTTCACACAGCTCTCAGAACCGA from Gammaproteobacteria bacterium harbors:
- a CDS encoding DUF998 domain-containing protein, translating into MPSTRLELIGGVLAPPIVVLAFLIGLAQHPELDPTTDTISKLSAQGISDPWAMSTGFAIYGLLIIGFAHGLRSVTNRRHDPACIALAAHGTLMICTAIFRDDVVEWGWTTFVGALHDITGGMAFTALLFAMVLTAWATTPEQARRRRFGFAYAGLFLATGLGFLATPHWYPGYSERAFVVVGIVWVQWVTASTLVHSKRQDPHAHRRKSIQ